GCCATGACGCTCCCCGGCGTGCAGGAGGCGGTGGACGCGCAGGACTGGGCGCGCGCGCGTGCGCAGGTCACCGTGCTCGCCGCACGACTGCAAGCGGCCGCAGCGGCTACGCGCGCGGCCGCGCGTGCCGATGCACCGCCGCGATGAGGGCGGCCGGGGAGATCGGCTTGCCGAGCACCTCGCGTGCGCCATTCGCGCGGAGCACCGGGTCGGCCTGATCGCCGTACCCGGTCAGGATGACGACCGGCGGCGGGTCGGCCTCCCGCTGGACGGCCTCGAGCAGCGCCGTGCCGTCCATCACCGGCATCATGAGGTCGCTGAGGAC
This region of Gemmatimonadota bacterium genomic DNA includes:
- a CDS encoding response regulator, which gives rise to MSLPTRVLVVDDEPMLVNLLHHLLDHAGFEVTTAANGAEALTLVRARPFELVLSDLMMPVMDGTALLEAVQREADPPPVVILTGYGDQADPVLRANGAREVLGKPISPAALIAAVHRHARPRA